ATGCAAAATTGATCAACTTTGCAGCCAGCTCAACAGCGGTGAAAGGCGAAGAAACCCGTGTATTGAACGGTAAAGCAGCGCTAATATGGGCAGGCGACATCAATGGCAGCAATACCCTGACCGCAAATGGCCCAAGCAACGATGTGACTAGTTTACTGAGTGGCGTAATTACCAGCATGGATAATCTCCAGGGCAACACTAACCACATATTATCGGGTTATCTCACGACCGACCTAAACTTCGATGGCAAAACCTTGTTTACCGGCCCGGGCAATGATACCAGCCTGTTGGTAGGCAATATTCTGCTGCATCCGCTCAACACCGGCTTTGCCGCGAACTACATCGTGCGCGGTGGGTTGCAGTAATACTGCCCGCCATAAAAAAGGGCGTCCCGTGCAAAACAGGACGCCCCCACTTAGATGAAGCCGAATATCTGTTAGTAACTACTGATCAAGCGGGTATAACAAATCCAGTTATGTGTCGGATAAGTCGGTTTCCCATCTTGTACTTCACCGTAATAACGCAATGGAACCATGCTACCCCCGCGCGGATTATCCGCACTGATCGGCAGGCCATAATCCACACCTTGGTAATTGCACTCGATGCGCCCGTCAGATCCTTGGTTAACAGGTGTTCCCGCTGCATAACCACAATCCGTTGCCGTTCTCGCCAGATTCTCGGAACAATAAGCTGCCTCATTGGGTTTGTTAACCGTATCAGGGAAAACCGCCAAGTCAATGTTAGGACGCTGCCCATTGTTATTCACTTGCACGAGATTCAACAGTTCTTCCATTGTTGGCAAACGCCATTGGGATCTGCCACATAAACCAGTGCCATTAACGGCATTCACATAACTATAAGCATCGCAATTACCAAGCCCCTCACACAACGTTCTGCCATTGCTATCCCTGGTACTGGCATAACCGGCATAGTTGTGGAAATGCCGGTAGCGCCAATCGCTGTCACGCAACCCAGTACTAGTTTTAGATTCCCATACCTTTCCGGTAGCATTTTCTTTGATACATGCCCACGACGTGGCAGAAGAAGGCAAAGCATTGCCCGCACTGTCGAGTTTGGTATAGCGACGTGCTGCATTTGCCGCTGCCACTTCCGATGCTACTTGGTTAGCAGCGGTACGAGTCGATTGCAGCGCCTTTTCAGCCGCTTCACGGGCAGTCTTAGCCGCCTGTCCTGCGGCTTTTGCCTGTGTCACCAACGTTTGAATGTCGGCTACGGTTTCTATACCAGCAGCATCCGTCTGGATTTTTTCAACCTGCGTTTTTTCCGCTGCTGCTTTCTCAGCTTCTGTCGCTGCCTGCGCCGCATAGGTTTTAGCTTGGTTGAGAGCTTCGGCAACTTCTGGATAAGATGCTGCCTGTTGTTCGGCCTGTAGTGCTGCGTAACCAGCACTTGCACGTGCTGACTGTGCAGCTTGCACTTCCCTGCTGATAGCGGTTGCAGCCGTGCTAATCTCTTCGCGTGCGGTTGCAATAGCACCAGCTTTGTCCGCCGCTGCTTGTGCCGCCAAAACAGCCGAAGCTGCCGCTTTGTCTGCTGATGCTTGTGCCGCTGCTGCCGCTGATTTTGCCTGGTCTGCTTCATCAGTAGCAGATTTATCAATAGCCGCTTTCGCCGCTGCCTGCGTCGATGCTTGCGCTGCTGTTTTTGCCGCTGCTGCTGCATCAGCAGCAGCCTTGTCCGCTGCGGTTTTGTCCGCAATCTCTGCCGCTGCTGCTGCTACCTGTGCGGCAGATGCTGCTGCGGTGGCTGCCGATTGCGCGGCAGTCACCGCTGCTCGCGCGGCAGTTTCTTCTGCGGAGGGTCCACTACTGCCACCACAAGCGGTGAGCAGTGATGACATCAAAACGCCCGCCAGTAGTAATTGCCCTTGCTTAGCGATAGAGGCTTTATTGAACGTATGAACCTTGACACTGTTCATATTCATGATTTATTACCTATAAGTGATTAATTTGGATTTATGGTCTCAATCGGATATTATATGACAACCATTACCAAAATATTAATCGAATTTACTAATGGTAGTTTTCTTATGCCAAACAGCACCCAAAAGTTGCATGGCATTCTGACCTCAGCAGTGGCACAAACCCCCACAACCTGCTACTTTATCGCGTCCCTATCAGCACACTTTTAAAGACAGCCATGCAGCCAAGAAAAATACTCATTACCAGCGCACTGCCCTACGCCAATGGCCCGATTCACATTGGTCACATGGTCGAATACATCCAGACGGATATTTGGGCGCGTTTTCAGCGTTTGCGTGGCAATGAATGTTACTACGTGTGTGCGGATGACACGCACGGCACACCGATCATGCTGCGAGCGCAACAAGAAGGTATTACCCCAGAACAATTGATTGCTCGCATTGGCGCGGAACATCAGCGCGATTTTGCCGGTTTTCGGGTCGGTTTCGACAATTACTACACCACGCACTCCGACGAAAACCGCCATTTCGCCGAATTCATCTACAAAGCGGCGCGTGACAACGGGCATATTGAAAAGCGCACCATTCGCCAAGCTTACGATGCGCAGGCAAAAATGTTCCTGCCCGACCGTTTCATTAAAGGTGAATGCCCACGTTGTGGCGCGGCGGATCAATACGGCGATAACTGCGAAGCTTGCGGTGCGACTTACTCCCCCACTGATTTGAAAAATGCGGTGTCAGCAATTTCCGGCACGACTCCGATTGAAAAAGAAACCGACCACTATTTCTTTAAGCTGGGGCATTTTGAAACCTTCCTGCGTGAATTCCTTGCCAGCGGCGCGGTACAAAAAGAAATCGCCAATAAGCAAATGGAGTGGTTTGAGTCGGATCAAGGCTTGAGCGATTGGGATGTGTCCCGCGACGCACCTTACTGGGGCTTTAAAATTCCCGATACTGACGACAAATATTTTTACGTGTGGCTGGATGCGCCGATTGGTTATTTAGCCAGCTTCAAAAACCTGTGTGACCGTACCGGGCTGGATTTTGATAGCTTCTGGAAACCCGATTCCACTGCCGAGGTATACCACTTCATCGGCAAAGACATCGCTTATTTCCACACATTATTTTGGCCTGCCCTCTTGCATGGCGCGGGTTTCCGCACCCCCAGCGCGGTACATTGCCACGGATTTTTGACGGTAAACGGCGCGAAAATGTCCAAATCACGCGGCACATTTATTCAAGCTGAAAGCTACCTCAAGCATTTGAACCCGGAATGGTTACGCTATTATTTCGCCAGTAAACTCAGCAATGGCGTGGATGACATCGACCTTAACCTCGAAGATTTCGTGGCGCGGGTCAACAGCGATTTAGTCGGCAAAGTGGTTAATATTGCCTCGCGCTGCGCTGGTTTCATCAACAAGCGATTTGACAACAAACTGGCTGATACGCTGCCTGATCCCACGTTATATCAAGAATTTAGCGACGCCTCTGAACGCATTGCCGAACTGTACGAAACCCGCCGCTACGGTCAAGCCATGCGCGAAATCATGGGCTTGGCTGACAAGGCCAACCAATACGTTGACGAACAAAAGCCGTGGGTACTCGCCAAAGACCCAGATCGCCTTGCCGAGGTACAAAACGTTTGCACCCAAGGCATCAATATGTTTCGTGCGATTGTGAGCTACCTCAAGCCGGTTCTACCACAATTGGCGGTGGACGCAGAAAGCTTCCTCAATGCGGGTGAATTAACCTGGGCAAGTGTTGCGACACCGCTGATTAGCAGCGAAATTGCTACGTTCAAAGCCCTGATGACTCGTGTTGAACCGGCAATGATCGAAGCCATGCTCGAAGACAATGCTTCGGCTACGCTCAGCAACCAAACAGATAACCGCTCCCTGAGCGAAGTCGAAGGGAACAGTACTCAACACCTGACCGACGACCCGATCAGCCCCACGATTGACTACGACGATTTCGCCAAAATCGACTTACGCATTGCTAAAATCGTCAAAGCCGAACACGTCAAAGGCGCAGATAAGCTGGTACAATTGACCCTTGATCTGGGCGGCGAAACCCGCAATGTGTTTGCTGGGATAAAATCCGCTTACGACCCCGTCGATCTGGAAGGTCGCTATACCGTGATGGTTGCCAACCTTGCCCCCCGTAAAATGCGCTTTGGTGTATCCGAAGGCATGGTGTTGGCAGCGGGACCTGGCGGTAAAGATTTATTCATCCTGACACCTGATAAGGGTGCAGAACCCGGAATGCGCGTAAAGTAACGCCAACAATAAGACGAAGAATAGTATGTTAGGGAAGTTCTTTAAACCAAAATGGCAACATACCGATGCCAGTGTCCGCCTGAAATCACTAGCTACCCTTGCCGGTGACAGTGTGGAATTAATCAAGATTGCCCAAAGCGATCCTGATAGCGATGTGCGCATGGAAGCGATTACCCGTTTGCACCACATCCCGACCTTGGTGCAATTGGGTCACACCGCAGGTTCCATTGGTGAACGCGCCCGCCAGCGGGTCATCGGTTTAGCAGCAACTGAGCACCGCCATGACCATTTGCTGGCAGAAGTTTTTGCCTGGCTACAAAACCCCGCATTACTCCGCAGTATTGCGCGGGACTCGCTCCGTGGTGCTAAATTGCGCCACCAAGCCATCGCCAAACTGGACGACCAAGAATTATTGTTTAGCATTGCCAGTAACGATACCTCCAAAGAAATCCAATACATCGCCGCCACGAACATTGACGATTTAGAAAAACTGCAAGCCCTAGAGAAAACACACGGCAAACAAAACAAACGCTTGCGCCAGTTGCTCAAAGAACGCGAAGACCTTGTGCAACATCAGCACCAACAACAAGCCGAGATTGACGCACTCTGCGCCGAAGCCGAAACCCTCGGCAACAACCAACGCTGGGCGCAAGAGAAAACCCGTGCGAAAGTACTGGAGCAACGTTGGCAAAAAATCAGCAAAGTCACCAACGAAACCCAACAGCAGCGCTTCCAACAAGCACTGACCGATTTTCAGCAGCGCCTGCAAACATGGGAAAGCGAACACACCCAGCAACAACAATTGCTCGCCCAACAAGCCGCTGAGCAAGCCCGTCTGGCTGCCGAAGCCCAACAACAAGCCGAAGCCGCCGCGCAAGCCGAACAAGAGCGCCTCGAACAGGCACAACAGCGTGAAGCCGCCGCCCGCAAACACCACCAGCAACAACAAGCCCAACAAGAACAAACCTTAAAAGATTTACACAACAGTTTAAAAACGCTGGAGTCTCACCTAGAAGCCGAACAATACGGCGAAGCCATTGAGGTACACAAAACCCTCAGGGAAAATCTCAAAAATGCCACGCACCTGCCCGGCAAAGAACAAGCCTTCTTCCAACGCCGTCTGCAAGCACTCGCCCCCTTCCTACGCGAAATCCAAGACTGGCGGCGCTGGGGTACCGATCAAGTACGCAAACAACTGATCGAGACGGCTGAACACCTGCGCACCGATGAGGAGCTTGACCCACAAGAACGTGCCAAGAAAATCCACACACTGCGGGAAGAATGGCGCAAATTGTCCCAGCTTGAACCGGGGCAACAACACACCATGTGGAAAGCCTTTGATGCCAATGCCACGGCTGCTTACGAACCCAGCAAACAATATTTTGCCGAACAAGCGCAACAACGTGCCACGCATCTCGAACAACGCAACAGCATTTGCGCCCAACTCGAAGCCTTACACGCGGACACTGACTGGGAAACCCCCGACTGGCGGGCGCTACAAGTCGCCCTCAACGGATCCCGCAAACACTGGAAAGCCGCCGGAACCGTCAGCCACAAAGACTGGAAAAGCATCAACGAGCGTTTCAACACTGCGATGGATGCGTTAGAAACCCACTTCAAAGCCGAACGCGCCCGCAACTGGCACGAACGTAGCCAACTGGTCGAACAAGCCAAAGCCCTGTTAGATTCCCCCGACACGGCACAAGCCATTGAGCAAGCCAAAGTGTTACAAACCCAGTGGCAAATTAGCCTCAGTTCACGCCCTTCTGATGAACAACGCTTGTGGAAACAATTCCGCGAACCGATAGATGCCCTGTTTGCCCGTGCGCGTGAAGAACGCCAGCAACAACAGCACGAACGCAATGCGCAACAAGCGGAAGCCGCCCGTCAGACTGAAGAACAACGCCAACGCGAACGGGAACGCCAGCAGCAGCAACTCGCTGATTTGGAAGCCCTTGCCACCCAATCCACGCAACGCAAACAAGCAGACACCAACGCTGACGAGCAAGTTGCCAACCGCCATACGGGTGAATTACTGTGCCTGCAACTGGAAATCCTGCTAGAGCTAGAAAGCCCTGTCGAGTTCCAAGCTACCCGCCTCAAGTATCAAGTGGCACAACTCTCAGAAACCATGCGCAGCCGCAAAGAAACCACGCAACCCAGTGCTCATGCCTTGCCGGTTTTAAAACAGTGGTATGCTTTGGGGGGAATGCCCGCGACTGCCCTTGCCAGCCAGACAGCGCGGATCGAGAAAATTAAGCAGGCTCTGCTTCAGGCGCTGCCGTAAAACATTGCATCAAATCGGCTAACATCAGCGTCACTTCACCCGTCATCAGGGTGAATTCGATGTCCAGCTTTTCGGCATGAGATTGCGGGTCGGCTTCCTTAAGGTTGTCGGCCAGCACATCCAAGAAACGCACCTGACGCACCCCTAAATCCTCGGTCAAGACGAAACTGATCTTGTCTGCCCAGATTAAAGCGAGTTTAGATACCGTTTTACCCGCTGCCAGATTCGCTTGCACTTCTTCCGCCATCAGTTCATGGCGCTTAAACGTCGCCACACTTTTTGCTTCGCCCTGCCCTTTTAATTCGCACGCTTCGCCCAAGGTAAAGGGCGCGGGCAAGGTGTGGTCATCTGCCAGCCATTGCGTCATGAGCACCGCCGGACTCATGTCGGTTTTCGGGGGAGTCACGGGCAAACTGCCTAAGCTATTACGCAGCAAATGGGTTAAGCGTTCCGCTGGCGTATTCGACGAGCTGTTAATAATCATCCAGCCATTGGCGGGATCCAACCAAGCGTCCATTTTCTTGGTGCGGGTGAATGCCTTAGGCAGTAGTTCAAATTCGATCTCGTCACGCAAATCTTGCTTTTCGCGTTTACCGATCTTGCGGGCTTCTTTTTCTTCGATCTCGGCAACCAAGTTATCGAGTTCTTCACGCACCACCGAAGCCGGGAGCATTTTTTCCTGGTGTGCCAGTGTCAGCAGCAGACAGCCATTAGTTGCCAGCACCAATTGCTCACTATTGCGCCCAAACGGTGATACCCAGCCGCTGGCTTCACGCAATTCATTGCCGCAACCCAAAAAGGGTTTGCTTTCAAGGGCTTCGTGTAGTGCTTCCGGCGTGAGGGCGAAATCACTGCTCAAACGCAGCAGGTACAGATTCTTGAACCACATGGCAATGCCTTTCTATGCTAATGAGAAAGGCGCGATTATGCCGGAAAGCGCTTCAGACTTAAACAAACGGCAGTGTACCAAACTTAGCCCAAGGGTTAGGCTGCCCCAGCCAGCGTTGGGATACTGTGCCATAAACTGCACGGAAATCGACGGTATGTTGCACATTGCCATCGCCATCCAAATGGCTTAAATCAGGTGCGTCGCCGTAAATGCCACCGCGCACCTTGCCCCCCATCACCAATTGCACCGAAGCCGTGCCGTGGTCAGTGCCTTTGCCGTGGTTTTCCTGTACACGCCGCCCGAATTCTGAATACGTCATCAGCATGACATCATTCCAGCGCCCGCCACGTTGCATGGCTTGTGCAAATGAATCGAGCGCCCCTGCCAGTTGATGCAATAAATTGCTTTGCACCGCACTTTGGTTGCTGTGGGTATCGAAACCGTCCAGCGTGACCATATACACGGCTGCATCCACCCCCGTCAGGATCATTTTGGCAACGGCTTCCAATTCCCGCCCAAATTGACTGGTGGAGAAGTTGACACCTAAAGGCACGGGGCGCTGCAATTTAGTGCTTAACTGTTCACCCGCCGCATACAATTGATGATGCACATTGGTGACGTGCGCCAGTACAGAATTCGTGGTAACAGGCTGAATATCTTCCAGCAAATTAATCTGACTGAGGAAAGACTGAGGGCTTTGCATCGCAATGGTGTTACAGCCTTTTCCGCTTATCGGCCCGCTGTCATCGCCAATCGCAATACCATGCAAACCGGGCTTACAACCAGGCAATAA
The window above is part of the Thiothrix winogradskyi genome. Proteins encoded here:
- a CDS encoding recombination-associated protein RdgC produces the protein MWFKNLYLLRLSSDFALTPEALHEALESKPFLGCGNELREASGWVSPFGRNSEQLVLATNGCLLLTLAHQEKMLPASVVREELDNLVAEIEEKEARKIGKREKQDLRDEIEFELLPKAFTRTKKMDAWLDPANGWMIINSSSNTPAERLTHLLRNSLGSLPVTPPKTDMSPAVLMTQWLADDHTLPAPFTLGEACELKGQGEAKSVATFKRHELMAEEVQANLAAGKTVSKLALIWADKISFVLTEDLGVRQVRFLDVLADNLKEADPQSHAEKLDIEFTLMTGEVTLMLADLMQCFTAAPEAEPA
- a CDS encoding DUF349 domain-containing protein; its protein translation is MLGKFFKPKWQHTDASVRLKSLATLAGDSVELIKIAQSDPDSDVRMEAITRLHHIPTLVQLGHTAGSIGERARQRVIGLAATEHRHDHLLAEVFAWLQNPALLRSIARDSLRGAKLRHQAIAKLDDQELLFSIASNDTSKEIQYIAATNIDDLEKLQALEKTHGKQNKRLRQLLKEREDLVQHQHQQQAEIDALCAEAETLGNNQRWAQEKTRAKVLEQRWQKISKVTNETQQQRFQQALTDFQQRLQTWESEHTQQQQLLAQQAAEQARLAAEAQQQAEAAAQAEQERLEQAQQREAAARKHHQQQQAQQEQTLKDLHNSLKTLESHLEAEQYGEAIEVHKTLRENLKNATHLPGKEQAFFQRRLQALAPFLREIQDWRRWGTDQVRKQLIETAEHLRTDEELDPQERAKKIHTLREEWRKLSQLEPGQQHTMWKAFDANATAAYEPSKQYFAEQAQQRATHLEQRNSICAQLEALHADTDWETPDWRALQVALNGSRKHWKAAGTVSHKDWKSINERFNTAMDALETHFKAERARNWHERSQLVEQAKALLDSPDTAQAIEQAKVLQTQWQISLSSRPSDEQRLWKQFREPIDALFARAREERQQQQHERNAQQAEAARQTEEQRQRERERQQQQLADLEALATQSTQRKQADTNADEQVANRHTGELLCLQLEILLELESPVEFQATRLKYQVAQLSETMRSRKETTQPSAHALPVLKQWYALGGMPATALASQTARIEKIKQALLQALP
- the metG gene encoding methionine--tRNA ligase — encoded protein: MQPRKILITSALPYANGPIHIGHMVEYIQTDIWARFQRLRGNECYYVCADDTHGTPIMLRAQQEGITPEQLIARIGAEHQRDFAGFRVGFDNYYTTHSDENRHFAEFIYKAARDNGHIEKRTIRQAYDAQAKMFLPDRFIKGECPRCGAADQYGDNCEACGATYSPTDLKNAVSAISGTTPIEKETDHYFFKLGHFETFLREFLASGAVQKEIANKQMEWFESDQGLSDWDVSRDAPYWGFKIPDTDDKYFYVWLDAPIGYLASFKNLCDRTGLDFDSFWKPDSTAEVYHFIGKDIAYFHTLFWPALLHGAGFRTPSAVHCHGFLTVNGAKMSKSRGTFIQAESYLKHLNPEWLRYYFASKLSNGVDDIDLNLEDFVARVNSDLVGKVVNIASRCAGFINKRFDNKLADTLPDPTLYQEFSDASERIAELYETRRYGQAMREIMGLADKANQYVDEQKPWVLAKDPDRLAEVQNVCTQGINMFRAIVSYLKPVLPQLAVDAESFLNAGELTWASVATPLISSEIATFKALMTRVEPAMIEAMLEDNASATLSNQTDNRSLSEVEGNSTQHLTDDPISPTIDYDDFAKIDLRIAKIVKAEHVKGADKLVQLTLDLGGETRNVFAGIKSAYDPVDLEGRYTVMVANLAPRKMRFGVSEGMVLAAGPGGKDLFILTPDKGAEPGMRVK
- a CDS encoding DUF1566 domain-containing protein, with the translated sequence MNMNSVKVHTFNKASIAKQGQLLLAGVLMSSLLTACGGSSGPSAEETAARAAVTAAQSAATAAASAAQVAAAAAEIADKTAADKAAADAAAAAKTAAQASTQAAAKAAIDKSATDEADQAKSAAAAAQASADKAAASAVLAAQAAADKAGAIATAREEISTAATAISREVQAAQSARASAGYAALQAEQQAASYPEVAEALNQAKTYAAQAATEAEKAAAEKTQVEKIQTDAAGIETVADIQTLVTQAKAAGQAAKTAREAAEKALQSTRTAANQVASEVAAANAARRYTKLDSAGNALPSSATSWACIKENATGKVWESKTSTGLRDSDWRYRHFHNYAGYASTRDSNGRTLCEGLGNCDAYSYVNAVNGTGLCGRSQWRLPTMEELLNLVQVNNNGQRPNIDLAVFPDTVNKPNEAAYCSENLARTATDCGYAAGTPVNQGSDGRIECNYQGVDYGLPISADNPRGGSMVPLRYYGEVQDGKPTYPTHNWICYTRLISSY
- a CDS encoding DUF1501 domain-containing protein codes for the protein MNRREFMGMAALLPWLGALPAEVLAAPTRPPQRIVVLVKLAGGNDGLNTLIPHNDPLYYQHRPTIALRKHQIIDIGETHSLNPYLKALKPWWDKGNIAWVQGVGYPHSTLSHFRSSDIWETGVAANQYADAGWLGSLLPGCKPGLHGIAIGDDSGPISGKGCNTIAMQSPQSFLSQINLLEDIQPVTTNSVLAHVTNVHHQLYAAGEQLSTKLQRPVPLGVNFSTSQFGRELEAVAKMILTGVDAAVYMVTLDGFDTHSNQSAVQSNLLHQLAGALDSFAQAMQRGGRWNDVMLMTYSEFGRRVQENHGKGTDHGTASVQLVMGGKVRGGIYGDAPDLSHLDGDGNVQHTVDFRAVYGTVSQRWLGQPNPWAKFGTLPFV